The following are encoded together in the Streptomyces sp. NBC_00341 genome:
- a CDS encoding acyl-CoA dehydrogenase: protein MAGSTDFDLYRPAEEHEMLRETVRALAEAKIAPHAAAVDEEARFPQEALDALTAADLHAVHVPEEYGGAGADALATVIVIEEVARACVSSSLIPAVNKLGSLPVILSGSEDLKKKYLGPLAKGDAMFSYALSEPDAGSDAAGMKTKAVRDGDFWVLNGVKRWITNAGVSEYYTVMAVTDPTKRSKGISAFVVEKSDEGVSFGAPEKKLGIKGSPTREVYFDNVRIPADRMIGEEGTGFATAMKTLDHTRITIAAQALGVAQGALDYAKGYVQERKQFGKPIGDFQGIQFMLADMAMKLEAARQLTYSAAAKSERLDSDLTFFGAAAKCFASDVAMEVTTDAVQLLGGYGYTRDYPVERMMRDAKITQIYEGTNQVQRIVMARNLP from the coding sequence TTGGCGGGTTCGACCGATTTCGACCTGTACCGTCCGGCCGAGGAGCACGAGATGCTCCGTGAGACGGTGCGTGCGCTCGCCGAGGCGAAGATCGCCCCGCACGCGGCCGCGGTCGACGAGGAGGCCCGCTTCCCGCAGGAGGCGCTGGACGCCCTCACCGCCGCCGACCTGCACGCCGTCCACGTCCCCGAGGAGTACGGCGGCGCCGGCGCCGACGCGCTCGCCACGGTCATCGTGATCGAGGAGGTGGCCCGCGCCTGCGTCTCCTCCTCCCTCATCCCGGCCGTGAACAAGCTCGGCTCGCTCCCGGTGATCCTGTCCGGCTCCGAGGACCTGAAGAAGAAGTACCTGGGCCCGCTCGCCAAGGGCGACGCGATGTTCTCGTACGCCCTCTCCGAGCCGGACGCGGGCTCCGACGCCGCCGGGATGAAGACCAAGGCCGTCCGCGACGGCGACTTCTGGGTCCTCAACGGCGTGAAGCGCTGGATCACCAACGCGGGCGTCTCCGAGTACTACACGGTCATGGCGGTCACCGACCCGACCAAGCGCTCCAAGGGCATCTCGGCGTTCGTCGTCGAGAAGTCGGACGAGGGCGTCTCCTTCGGCGCCCCTGAGAAGAAGCTCGGCATCAAGGGCTCCCCGACCCGCGAGGTCTACTTCGACAACGTCCGCATCCCCGCCGACCGCATGATCGGCGAGGAGGGCACCGGCTTCGCCACCGCGATGAAGACCCTCGACCACACCCGCATCACGATCGCCGCCCAGGCCCTCGGCGTCGCCCAGGGCGCGCTGGACTACGCCAAGGGCTACGTCCAGGAGCGCAAGCAGTTCGGCAAGCCGATCGGCGACTTCCAGGGCATCCAGTTCATGCTCGCCGACATGGCCATGAAGCTGGAGGCGGCCCGCCAGCTCACCTACTCGGCCGCCGCCAAGTCCGAGCGCCTCGACTCCGACCTCACCTTCTTCGGCGCCGCGGCCAAGTGCTTCGCCTCCGACGTCGCGATGGAGGTCACCACGGACGCGGTCCAGCTCCTGGGCGGCTACGGCTACACGCGGGACTACCCGGTGGAGCGGATGATGCGCGACGCCAAGATCACCCAGATCTACGAGGGCACGAACCAGGTCCAGCGGATCGTGATGGCGCGGAACCTGCCGTAG
- a CDS encoding GtrA family protein has product MSERGALRARLDVLAREIAKFGVVGAVGLVVNIAVSNLLWRYTDIPTVRAGLLATFVAILCNYVGFRYWTYRDRDKSGRTRELTLFLLFSAVGAVIENGILYAATYGLGWNSPVQSNVFKIVGIGVATLFRFWSYRSWVFKALPDKEGVLSEAEAPVPPAVSVPVPVPAPASPPAVRVEADTAQR; this is encoded by the coding sequence ATGAGTGAACGGGGCGCACTGCGGGCCCGGCTGGATGTGCTGGCCCGGGAGATCGCCAAGTTCGGCGTGGTCGGCGCGGTCGGTCTGGTCGTCAATATCGCGGTATCCAACCTGCTGTGGCGCTACACGGACATCCCGACGGTCCGGGCGGGCCTGCTGGCCACGTTCGTCGCCATCCTCTGCAACTACGTCGGGTTCCGGTACTGGACGTACCGGGACCGCGACAAGAGCGGGCGGACGCGGGAACTCACGCTGTTCCTGCTGTTCAGCGCGGTGGGGGCGGTCATCGAGAACGGGATCCTGTACGCGGCGACGTACGGGTTGGGCTGGAACAGCCCGGTCCAGAGCAATGTCTTCAAGATCGTCGGGATCGGTGTCGCGACGCTGTTCCGCTTCTGGTCGTACCGGAGCTGGGTGTTCAAGGCGCTGCCTGACAAAGAGGGCGTGCTGAGCGAGGCGGAGGCGCCTGTGCCGCCTGCGGTCTCCGTGCCGGTACCGGTGCCCGCGCCCGCGTCCCCGCCCGCGGTGCGGGTCGAGGCGGATACGGCTCAGCGGTAG
- a CDS encoding UDP-glucose/GDP-mannose dehydrogenase family protein: MALRITVIGTGYLGATHAAAMAELGFEVLGLDVVPEKVELLSAGRVPMYEPGLEEILKKHVAGIEGASGRLRFTTSWEEVAEFGDVHFVCVNTPQKHGEYACDMSYVDSAFESLAPLLTRPALVVGKSTVPVGSAARLAARLTELAPAGDAAELAWNPEFLREGFAVNDTLHPDRIVVGVESERAEKLLREVYATPVAEGSPFVVTDFPTAELVKTSANSFLATKISFINAMAEVCEAADGDVVKLAEAIGHDDRIGKKFLRAGIGFGGGCLPKDIRAFMARAGELGADQALTFLREVDSINMRRRGHMVELAREAVGGDSFLGKRVGVLGATFKPDSDDVRDSPALNVAGQIHLQGGQVTVFDPKGMDNARRLFPTLGYADTALDAVRGADVVLHLTEWSEFRELDPVALGEAAGRKLILDGRNALDPAVWREAGWTFRAMGRPKA, encoded by the coding sequence ATGGCCCTCAGGATCACTGTGATCGGCACCGGCTACCTCGGCGCCACCCACGCCGCGGCCATGGCGGAGCTGGGCTTCGAAGTGCTGGGGCTCGATGTCGTGCCCGAGAAGGTCGAGCTGCTCTCGGCCGGCCGGGTCCCGATGTACGAGCCGGGGCTGGAAGAGATCCTGAAGAAGCACGTCGCGGGCATCGAGGGCGCCAGCGGCCGGCTGCGCTTCACCACCTCGTGGGAAGAGGTGGCGGAATTCGGCGACGTCCACTTCGTCTGCGTGAACACCCCGCAGAAGCACGGCGAGTACGCCTGCGACATGAGCTACGTGGACAGCGCCTTCGAATCCCTCGCACCGCTTCTGACCAGGCCCGCCCTGGTCGTCGGCAAGTCCACCGTGCCGGTCGGCTCCGCGGCCCGGCTCGCCGCCCGGCTCACCGAGCTGGCACCCGCGGGCGACGCCGCCGAGCTGGCGTGGAACCCGGAGTTCCTCCGCGAGGGCTTCGCTGTCAACGACACGCTGCACCCGGACCGGATCGTCGTCGGCGTGGAGAGCGAGCGGGCCGAGAAACTGCTCCGCGAGGTGTACGCCACACCGGTCGCGGAGGGGTCGCCGTTCGTGGTGACGGACTTCCCGACCGCCGAACTGGTGAAGACCTCGGCCAACTCCTTCCTCGCCACCAAGATCTCCTTCATCAACGCCATGGCCGAGGTCTGCGAGGCCGCCGACGGCGACGTCGTGAAGCTGGCGGAGGCCATCGGCCACGACGACCGGATCGGGAAGAAGTTCCTGCGGGCCGGGATCGGGTTCGGCGGCGGCTGCCTGCCCAAGGACATCCGGGCCTTCATGGCCCGCGCCGGTGAGCTGGGCGCCGACCAGGCGCTGACCTTCCTCCGCGAGGTCGACTCCATCAACATGCGGCGCCGCGGCCACATGGTGGAGCTGGCCAGGGAGGCCGTCGGCGGCGACTCGTTCCTCGGCAAGCGGGTGGGCGTCCTGGGCGCCACCTTCAAGCCGGACTCGGACGACGTACGCGATTCGCCCGCCCTGAACGTCGCCGGGCAGATCCACCTCCAGGGCGGCCAGGTCACCGTCTTCGACCCGAAGGGCATGGACAACGCCCGCCGCCTCTTCCCCACGCTCGGCTACGCGGACACCGCCCTGGACGCGGTGCGCGGCGCCGATGTGGTGCTGCACCTGACGGAGTGGAGCGAGTTCCGCGAGCTGGACCCGGTGGCGCTGGGCGAGGCCGCGGGCCGCAAGCTCATCCTGGACGGGCGCAACGCGCTGGACCCCGCGGTGTGGCGCGAGGCCGGGTGGACGTTCCGGGCGATGGGACGGCCGAAGGCCTGA
- a CDS encoding 5-(carboxyamino)imidazole ribonucleotide synthase produces MTFPVVGMVGGGQLARMTHEAGIPLGIKFKLLSDTAQDSAAQVVSEVVVGDYRDLDTLRAFARGCDVITFDHEHVPTEHLRALEADGIPVRPGPAALVHAQDKGVMRAKLTEIGAPCPRHRIVKDPADAAAFAHEISGGGAQRLGEGRWPGDGSGGFPVILKTVRGGYDGKGVWVVRSEAEAADPFRAGVPVLAEEKVDFVRELAANIVRSPHGQAVAYPVVESIQVDGVCDTVIAPAPELDERLAGEAQQLALRIAAELGVVGHLAVELFETRDGHILVNELAMRPHNSGHWTQDGAITSQFANHVRAVLDLPLGDPRPRATWTVMSNVLGGDFPDMYQAYLHCMARDPQLKIHMYGKDVKPGRKVGHVNTYGDDLADVRERARHAADYLRGTITE; encoded by the coding sequence GTGACGTTCCCGGTAGTCGGCATGGTCGGTGGCGGTCAGCTCGCCCGTATGACCCACGAGGCGGGCATCCCCCTCGGCATCAAGTTCAAGCTCCTCAGCGACACCGCTCAGGACTCGGCGGCCCAGGTCGTGAGCGAAGTCGTCGTGGGCGACTATCGCGACCTGGACACGCTGCGTGCCTTCGCGCGCGGCTGTGACGTGATCACCTTCGATCACGAGCACGTGCCGACCGAGCACCTGCGGGCCCTGGAGGCGGACGGCATCCCCGTGCGCCCCGGCCCCGCCGCGCTGGTGCACGCCCAGGACAAGGGGGTGATGCGCGCCAAGCTCACCGAGATCGGCGCGCCCTGCCCCCGCCACCGCATCGTGAAGGACCCGGCCGACGCCGCGGCCTTCGCGCACGAAATCAGCGGGGGCGGCGCGCAGCGCCTCGGTGAGGGGCGGTGGCCGGGCGACGGGTCGGGAGGCTTCCCCGTCATCCTCAAGACCGTGCGCGGCGGCTACGACGGCAAGGGCGTCTGGGTGGTCCGCTCGGAGGCGGAGGCGGCCGACCCCTTCCGGGCCGGTGTCCCGGTCCTCGCGGAGGAGAAGGTCGACTTCGTACGGGAGCTGGCGGCCAACATCGTCCGCTCGCCGCACGGCCAGGCGGTCGCCTACCCGGTCGTCGAGTCCATCCAGGTGGACGGCGTCTGCGACACGGTCATCGCCCCGGCCCCCGAGCTGGACGAGCGGCTCGCCGGCGAGGCCCAGCAGCTCGCGCTGCGGATCGCGGCCGAGCTGGGCGTGGTCGGACACCTCGCCGTCGAACTCTTCGAGACCCGCGACGGTCACATCCTCGTCAACGAGCTGGCGATGCGCCCGCACAACTCCGGGCACTGGACGCAGGACGGCGCGATCACCTCGCAGTTCGCCAACCACGTCCGGGCCGTCCTGGACCTCCCGCTCGGCGACCCGCGCCCGCGCGCCACCTGGACGGTCATGAGCAACGTCCTGGGCGGCGACTTCCCGGACATGTACCAGGCGTACCTGCACTGCATGGCCCGCGACCCGCAGCTCAAGATCCACATGTACGGAAAGGACGTGAAGCCCGGCCGCAAGGTCGGCCACGTCAACACCTACGGCGACGATCTGGCGGACGTGCGGGAGCGCGCCCGGCACGCGGCCGACTACCTGCGAGGAACGATCACCGAATGA
- a CDS encoding CGNR zinc finger domain-containing protein, with protein sequence MNERDSAPGGLALIEALVNTLDVETGADTLDTAEGRAELALAGPDVPAARALREALRAVCLAHAGHRPPEGGPVSLLDRLLARAPLRVRVDEAGAAVLCAVEEPPGLTARVATAIAAASADGTWDRLKVCEAADCRWAYYDRSPAGRRRWCSMSVCGARAKMRAYRARQG encoded by the coding sequence ATGAATGAGAGGGACTCCGCGCCCGGCGGACTCGCGCTGATCGAAGCCCTGGTCAACACCCTGGACGTGGAGACCGGCGCGGACACCCTCGACACGGCGGAGGGGCGCGCCGAACTCGCCCTGGCAGGGCCGGACGTCCCGGCGGCCCGCGCGCTCCGCGAGGCCCTGCGCGCCGTCTGCCTGGCCCACGCGGGCCACCGCCCGCCCGAGGGCGGCCCGGTGTCCCTGCTGGACCGGCTGCTGGCCCGGGCGCCCCTGCGCGTCCGCGTGGACGAGGCGGGTGCGGCGGTGCTGTGCGCGGTGGAGGAGCCGCCCGGACTGACCGCCCGGGTCGCGACGGCCATCGCCGCCGCCTCTGCGGACGGGACCTGGGACCGGCTCAAGGTGTGCGAGGCGGCGGACTGCCGCTGGGCCTATTACGACCGCAGCCCGGCGGGACGCCGCCGCTGGTGCTCGATGTCGGTGTGCGGCGCCCGCGCGAAGATGCGCGCGTACCGCGCGAGGCAGGGCTGA
- a CDS encoding dipeptidase, translated as MDQLEKAGELLAEHPVVDGHNDLPWALREQVGYDLDARDIATDQSAHLHTDIPRLRAGGVGAQFWSVYVRSDMAGEDAVSATLEQIDAVAELLARYPADLRRALTADDMETARAEGRIASLMGAEGGHSINNSLGTLRALHTLGVRYMTLTHNDNIAWADSATDEPGVGGLSPFGHEVVREMNRTGMLVDLSHVAATTMRDALATSTAPVMFSHSSARAICDHPRNIPDDVLAQLPANGGIAMATFVPKFVLPAAVAWTQAADENMRAQGLHHLDTTERGMKVHAAFEAANPRPMATVATIADHLDHMREVAGIDHIGIGGDYDGTAFLPQGLEDVAGYPNLIAELLGRGWSAADLARLTWQNAVRVLRAAEDVSRELSARRGPSHATIEQLDAPTV; from the coding sequence ATGGACCAGCTGGAGAAGGCCGGGGAACTCCTCGCGGAGCACCCCGTGGTCGACGGCCACAACGACCTGCCGTGGGCGCTGCGCGAACAGGTCGGCTACGACCTGGACGCCCGCGACATCGCCACCGACCAGTCGGCCCATCTGCACACCGACATCCCCCGGCTGCGCGCGGGCGGCGTCGGGGCCCAGTTCTGGTCCGTCTACGTACGGTCCGACATGGCGGGCGAGGACGCCGTCAGCGCCACCCTGGAGCAGATCGACGCGGTCGCCGAGCTGCTGGCCCGGTACCCCGCCGACCTGCGCCGCGCGCTGACCGCCGACGACATGGAGACGGCCCGCGCCGAGGGCCGCATCGCCTCCCTGATGGGCGCCGAGGGCGGCCACTCCATCAACAACTCGCTGGGCACCCTGCGCGCCCTGCACACGCTCGGCGTCCGCTACATGACGCTGACCCACAACGACAACATCGCCTGGGCGGACTCCGCGACCGACGAGCCGGGCGTCGGCGGGCTCTCCCCGTTCGGCCACGAGGTCGTACGGGAGATGAACCGCACCGGGATGCTGGTCGACCTCTCGCACGTGGCGGCCACGACGATGCGCGACGCGCTCGCCACGTCCACCGCGCCGGTGATGTTCTCGCACTCCTCCGCGCGGGCGATCTGCGACCACCCGCGCAACATCCCCGACGACGTCCTGGCGCAGCTCCCGGCCAACGGCGGCATCGCCATGGCGACCTTCGTACCGAAGTTCGTCCTGCCGGCGGCCGTCGCCTGGACGCAGGCCGCCGACGAGAACATGCGCGCCCAGGGCCTGCACCACCTGGACACCACCGAGCGGGGCATGAAGGTCCACGCCGCGTTCGAGGCGGCGAACCCCCGCCCGATGGCGACCGTGGCGACGATCGCGGACCACCTCGACCACATGCGCGAGGTCGCCGGGATCGACCACATCGGCATCGGCGGCGACTACGACGGCACCGCGTTCCTCCCGCAGGGCCTGGAGGACGTCGCGGGGTACCCGAACCTGATCGCGGAGCTGCTCGGCCGGGGCTGGTCCGCCGCCGACCTGGCCAGGCTCACCTGGCAGAACGCGGTACGGGTGCTGCGCGCCGCCGAGGACGTGTCGCGCGAGCTGTCCGCCCGCCGGGGCCCGTCGCACGCCACGATCGAACAGCTGGACGCGCCGACGGTCTGA
- a CDS encoding response regulator transcription factor gives MTRVLLAEDDASISEPLARALRREGYEVEVREDGPTALDAGLQGGIDLVVLDLGLPGMDGLEVARRLRAEGHTVPVLVLTARADEVDTVVGLDAGADDYVTKPFRLAELLARVRALLRRGATEPAPQPATHGVRIDVESHRAWMGEEELQLTAKEFDLLRVLVRDAGRVVTRDQLMREVWDTTWWSSTKTLDMHISWLRKKLGDDAANPRYIATVRGVGFRFEKS, from the coding sequence ATGACCCGTGTACTGCTCGCCGAGGACGACGCATCCATCTCGGAGCCATTGGCCCGCGCCCTGCGTCGGGAGGGTTACGAGGTCGAGGTCCGCGAAGACGGTCCGACCGCTCTCGACGCCGGCCTCCAGGGCGGCATCGACCTGGTCGTACTCGACCTGGGGCTGCCCGGGATGGACGGCCTCGAAGTCGCCCGCAGGCTCCGCGCCGAGGGCCACACCGTGCCGGTGCTGGTGCTGACCGCCCGCGCCGACGAGGTCGACACGGTCGTCGGCCTCGACGCCGGCGCCGACGACTACGTCACCAAGCCCTTCCGGCTGGCCGAACTCCTGGCCCGGGTCCGGGCGCTGCTGCGCCGCGGGGCCACCGAGCCCGCCCCGCAGCCCGCCACCCACGGCGTCAGGATCGACGTCGAGTCGCACAGGGCCTGGATGGGCGAGGAGGAACTCCAGCTCACCGCCAAGGAATTCGACCTGCTGCGGGTCCTGGTGCGCGACGCGGGCCGGGTCGTCACCCGCGACCAGCTGATGCGCGAGGTCTGGGACACCACCTGGTGGTCGTCCACCAAGACCCTCGACATGCACATCTCCTGGCTCCGCAAGAAGCTCGGGGACGACGCGGCCAATCCGCGCTACATCGCCACCGTCCGGGGCGTCGGCTTCCGCTTCGAGAAGAGCTGA
- the purE gene encoding 5-(carboxyamino)imidazole ribonucleotide mutase, with amino-acid sequence MTSPASAAPVVGIVMGSDSDWPVMEAAAKALDEFEIPYEVDVVSAHRMPREMIAYGENAAGRGLKAVIAGAGGAAHLPGMLASVTPLPVIGVPVPLKYLDGMDSLLSIVQMPAGVPVATVSVAGARNAGLLAARILAAHDSELQARMVEFQKELNDQATEKGKRLRTKVRGADSFGFGK; translated from the coding sequence ATGACTTCCCCCGCCTCCGCCGCACCGGTCGTCGGCATCGTCATGGGCTCGGACTCCGACTGGCCCGTCATGGAAGCGGCGGCCAAGGCCCTCGACGAGTTCGAGATCCCCTACGAGGTCGACGTCGTCTCCGCCCACCGCATGCCGCGCGAGATGATCGCGTACGGCGAGAACGCCGCGGGCCGCGGCCTGAAGGCCGTCATCGCCGGAGCGGGCGGCGCCGCCCACCTGCCCGGCATGCTCGCCTCCGTCACCCCGCTGCCGGTCATCGGCGTACCGGTGCCGCTGAAGTACCTGGACGGCATGGACAGCCTGCTCTCCATCGTGCAGATGCCCGCGGGGGTGCCCGTCGCCACCGTCTCGGTCGCCGGCGCGCGCAACGCGGGCCTGCTGGCGGCCCGCATCCTCGCCGCCCACGACAGCGAGCTCCAGGCCCGCATGGTCGAATTCCAGAAGGAGCTCAACGACCAGGCCACCGAGAAGGGCAAGCGGCTGCGCACCAAGGTGCGGGGCGCGGACTCCTTCGGCTTCGGAAAGTAG
- a CDS encoding ATP-binding protein translates to MRRRLINSTLAVVLVVIAVFGVSLVIVEARTISSSAQESVDSEALRVISVIESRLLGSERINPGVLAEQVDDKRYALVKMVGREPIEVGERPSGSVISATEVGEHGERVTIEESRSAVTREVGRTLMIIGAVALLAIVSAVLLAVRQANKLTSPLTDLAETAERLGSGDPRPRHKRYGVPELDRVADVLDSSAERIARMLTAERRLAADASHQLRTPLTALSMRIEEISVTDDPDTVKEEANIALTQVERLTDVVQRLLTNARDPRTGSAVVFDLDEVVKQQIEEWRPAYRGEGRAIVRSGKQGLRAVGTPGAVAQVLAALIENSLMHGGGTVALRTRVTGNQAVIEVTDEGAGVPADLGARIFERTISGRNSTGIGLAVARDLAEADGGRLELLQQQPPVFALFLSRVALNRKEPERPVR, encoded by the coding sequence ATGCGCCGAAGACTGATCAACTCCACCCTCGCCGTGGTGCTCGTGGTGATCGCCGTCTTCGGCGTCTCCCTCGTCATCGTCGAGGCCCGCACCATCAGCAGTAGCGCCCAGGAGAGCGTCGACTCGGAGGCGCTGCGCGTGATCAGCGTCATCGAGAGCCGGCTCCTGGGCTCCGAGCGGATCAACCCCGGAGTGCTGGCCGAACAGGTCGACGACAAGCGCTACGCCCTGGTGAAGATGGTCGGCCGCGAACCGATCGAGGTCGGGGAGCGCCCCAGCGGCAGTGTGATCAGCGCCACCGAGGTGGGGGAGCACGGCGAGCGGGTCACCATCGAGGAGTCCCGCTCCGCAGTCACCCGCGAGGTCGGCCGCACCCTGATGATCATCGGTGCGGTGGCGCTGCTGGCCATCGTCTCCGCCGTCCTGCTCGCGGTGCGCCAGGCCAACAAGCTGACCTCGCCGCTCACCGACCTGGCCGAGACCGCGGAGCGCCTCGGCTCGGGTGACCCGCGCCCGCGCCACAAGCGGTACGGGGTGCCGGAGCTGGACCGGGTCGCCGATGTGCTCGACTCCTCCGCCGAACGGATCGCCCGGATGCTGACGGCGGAGCGCCGGCTCGCCGCCGACGCCTCCCACCAGCTCCGTACGCCGCTGACCGCGCTCTCCATGCGGATCGAGGAGATCTCGGTCACCGACGACCCGGATACGGTCAAGGAGGAGGCGAACATCGCCCTCACCCAGGTCGAGCGCCTCACCGACGTGGTCCAGCGGCTGCTGACCAACGCCCGCGACCCGCGGACCGGCTCGGCCGTCGTCTTCGACCTCGACGAGGTGGTCAAGCAGCAGATCGAGGAGTGGCGCCCGGCCTACCGGGGCGAGGGCCGCGCCATCGTCCGCTCGGGCAAGCAGGGACTGCGGGCCGTCGGCACCCCGGGCGCGGTGGCGCAGGTGCTGGCCGCGCTGATCGAGAACTCCCTGATGCACGGTGGCGGCACGGTCGCCCTGCGGACCCGGGTCACCGGCAACCAGGCGGTCATCGAGGTGACGGACGAGGGCGCCGGAGTCCCCGCGGACCTGGGCGCGCGGATCTTCGAGCGGACCATCAGCGGCCGCAACTCCACGGGGATCGGCCTCGCGGTCGCCCGGGACCTGGCGGAGGCGGACGGCGGCCGCCTCGAACTGCTCCAGCAGCAGCCCCCGGTCTTCGCCCTGTTCCTCAGCCGGGTGGCCCTGAACAGAAAAGAACCGGAACGCCCGGTGAGGTGA
- a CDS encoding AAA family ATPase, whose translation MQDNNHFSLTRVRLRHYRSIAEADVDLGQLLLLVGPNGSGKSNFLDALRLLSEALQTSLDQALRSRGGVAEVRRRSTGHPTHFSIDLEFRGPGYTGGYGFEVAAVKGGGFRVSREDCRVWLDARDQEGNRHADARFRIEKGVLKDSSEPVMPPVSEQRLYLVSAAGLEAFRPVFDGLAGISVFSLNPDIMRQPQTPDTGEFLHRDGANIASVLHRLEAADKARIEAYLQQIVPGMHEVSRSDLGNWETLEFAQDVPGAKNPWRFQAQSVSDGTLRALGVLVALFAGTGSTLSTVGIEEPESALHPAAAGVLLDALRDASERRQVIVTSHSPDLLDRHDFELSQLRAVRSIGGETRIGPLDAAGALAMREQLYTPGELLRTDQLLPEAVQ comes from the coding sequence ATGCAGGACAACAACCATTTCTCGCTGACCAGAGTGCGGCTCCGGCATTACCGCAGCATCGCGGAGGCCGATGTCGATCTGGGGCAGCTGCTGCTGCTCGTGGGGCCCAACGGTTCGGGCAAGAGCAACTTCCTGGACGCGCTGCGTCTGCTCTCCGAGGCGCTGCAGACCTCGCTCGACCAGGCGCTGCGAAGCCGTGGAGGGGTGGCGGAGGTCCGGAGACGATCCACCGGGCATCCGACGCACTTCTCCATCGATCTGGAATTCCGGGGACCGGGATACACAGGGGGGTACGGGTTCGAAGTCGCCGCGGTCAAGGGCGGCGGATTCCGGGTCAGCCGTGAGGACTGCCGAGTGTGGCTCGACGCAAGGGATCAGGAGGGAAACCGACACGCGGACGCCAGGTTCCGCATCGAGAAGGGCGTACTGAAGGATTCGTCGGAGCCGGTGATGCCGCCGGTGAGCGAGCAGCGCCTGTACCTCGTGTCCGCAGCCGGGCTGGAGGCCTTCCGGCCTGTCTTCGACGGTCTTGCGGGAATCAGTGTGTTCAGCCTGAACCCCGACATCATGCGTCAGCCGCAGACGCCGGACACAGGCGAGTTCCTGCACCGCGACGGTGCCAATATCGCGAGTGTCCTCCATCGGCTGGAGGCGGCCGACAAGGCCAGGATCGAGGCGTACCTCCAGCAGATCGTGCCCGGCATGCACGAGGTGTCCCGCTCCGACCTGGGCAACTGGGAAACGCTGGAGTTCGCCCAGGACGTTCCCGGAGCGAAGAATCCCTGGCGATTCCAGGCCCAGTCGGTTTCCGACGGCACACTGCGCGCACTCGGGGTGCTGGTGGCGTTGTTCGCGGGGACGGGCTCCACGCTCAGCACAGTCGGGATCGAGGAGCCCGAGAGTGCCCTGCACCCGGCAGCGGCCGGTGTTCTGCTGGACGCTCTGCGCGACGCGAGCGAGCGGCGTCAGGTGATCGTGACGAGTCACAGTCCCGATCTGCTGGACCGCCATGATTTCGAACTCTCCCAGCTGCGCGCGGTCCGTTCGATCGGCGGCGAGACAAGGATCGGACCGCTTGATGCAGCCGGGGCGCTGGCCATGCGGGAACAGCTGTACACGCCAGGGGAGTTGCTGCGTACGGACCAGTTGCTGCCGGAGGCTGTCCAGTGA
- a CDS encoding VOC family protein, which yields MAVAALGAVVLDCPDPTALAHFYAALLGGKVEQQEDWVDLTGITGTPLAFQAAPDFVPPRWPNPDGSQQFHLDLTVQDLDAAEREVLALGATVLEADDRERTFRVYADPAGHPFCLCAC from the coding sequence ATGGCCGTAGCCGCACTCGGTGCCGTCGTCCTGGACTGCCCGGATCCCACCGCCCTGGCCCATTTCTACGCCGCGCTGCTCGGCGGGAAGGTCGAGCAGCAGGAGGACTGGGTGGATCTCACGGGGATCACCGGCACCCCGCTCGCCTTCCAGGCCGCGCCCGACTTCGTACCGCCGCGGTGGCCGAATCCGGACGGTTCTCAGCAGTTCCATCTGGACCTGACCGTGCAGGATCTGGACGCGGCGGAGCGGGAGGTGCTGGCTCTGGGGGCGACGGTGCTCGAAGCGGACGACCGGGAGCGGACCTTCCGGGTGTACGCCGATCCGGCGGGGCACCCGTTCTGTCTCTGCGCCTGCTGA